The DNA region TGCTAGTGATTCAATGTAATTGACATCAGAAAAATTAATTCGTACAAAAGCATTTTTTTCCCGTATAAAAAAACAATCCCCATTTTCAATTTTAAAACCCTCTTGATTGGGAATGTTCCTTTTTAATTCCAGCAAGTTGCGGACTTTGTCAATGGCTTTCATCAGGCGTTCGACCTGAATGGGTTTTGTCAGAAAGTCCACTGCATCCACTTCAAAGGCATCTACCGCATATTGTTTATGAGAACTTATAAATATGACTAAGGGGAGTTGATTTATGCTCTTTACCAGTTGCATACCGTTTAAATTCGGCATTTCCACATCGCTGATCAACAAATCCGGATGGCTATTCTGGATTCCTGTTATGGCCGTCAGGCCATCCTTATATTCGCCAATACATTCTAAGTCCGGAATTAACTTCAAATACTCGAGCGTTAAGGTTCGAAACAGATCGTCATCATCTGCTATAATATACTTGATCTTATAGGGCATATTAAAAGTAAATGTATTCAACTTTATCCAAATTGGGATGGATTCTTGAGGTTTTTTTAAAAGCATATTTTTCCATAAGCTGTATATAATCAACATTTTACATAAGATCCAGGGAAGGTAAAGCGCTCCAGCAAATTCCATTCATTCTACTTAAAACGGAAGTTCATCTACTTTTTCAAAGCTTCAATCTACTTGACAGGGTGTTTACATTCTGACTGGAATAGTTTTGAATTCAAATCTGTAAAAATATAGTTATGAAACGTCAATTCAATGCTTCAATTTCAATTTGGATGTTTTGCCTTGCTTATTTATTAAATAGCAATACAGCAAAGGCTGACCCGTATTCAGAGTCAAACTGGCGCGTGAGTTATGATAATTGCAGCGCTACCATTACCGTGTCATTTTGGATATTAGATGGGCGGGGTGAGGATGATTATTTTAAGAATCTTTCTGTTCGTTATACCAACGCAAATGGTAATTCTAAAAGAATTTTTAGATTGAAATATGGAACGGATTGTTCGTATTGTGATAAAGAATTTACCAGGGATGGGGGAACGCAAAACAGAACGATTGGATATAATGTCGAAGATGGAAATCCATCCTTCAGCGTTGTAGGAGTTTCAGGTTTGGACAATGTGTATGAAGGAAAATTAACTTTAAGAGATTTTGATTTAAACTTATTGGGTGGAAGTATTCAAATTGAAATGTCTGGGCTTTGGTATAATAATGATGCTGGAAATAATGATACAGATATAGATTATTCCAAAACCATTAATTCAACTGTTGACATTCCGGCAAGGACCAATTTAACAAACACATTTGATTGCAATTCTATCACATTGAATTGGACTAACCCAAGTTGGGATTGCGATGATCCTGACTCCAAATGGAAAACTAAAATTTTCAGGACAGATGATCTTGGAAATACACAATATTATGAATTGTTTGGAGACGCCAGACCCAACAATCAATTTACTGATGTAAATGTAGTCGCGGGAAGGATTTACAGCTACTACGTAACTGGAAGCTGGTTTCCCGGATATTCAAGAGAAGTTGGATCTGGCCCGTCTAATACAATTACTGCCCACGTTACGGATTTACCACTTGCTCCGGTGAATGTGCATATTGAAATCAATCCGATACCCTGTGATTCATTAATTGGTATCAGCTGGGATCAGCCCAATATTCAACCAGGTCAATATTATATTTCTAGAAGGCGACATAAACCAAGTCTTTCAGCGTGGACTGTGCTAGATATTATTGATGGTTCATTGACCAGTTATCTCGACTCTTTAAGTGTGTTATCAAATAAAAGCTACCAGTATAAGATACAAGCGGTCTCAGATTGTGGTGTTTCAGCCTATTCAGACATTGTATCAGGTACGGGAGTATTTGAACCTCAGATTCCTGAAAACTTCACTGCCATTCCAGATGGGAATCGTATATTATTAAATTGGAACGATAATAATTCAGATGAAACCGAATACGTAATTGAAAGGACGGGTGGTACAACCAAGATAATTACCTTGCCTGCAGATTCTGAAAGTTATATAGATGTGGATGTAACATTTTGTCAACCCTATCATTATACAATCCGCGCAAATAATTCATGTTTTAAAGCCAGTACTTACCGGGCAAGTGCAGATACCATCCTGGTCTATGACATTAATCAATTGTTTAATGAGCAATCATTGAGCGCATCAAAAGGATATTATTCTGATAAGGTCGTTCTGGAATGGTCCTATAATTTTGGAAGCGATTTGAGTGGATTGCGAATTTATCGCAGAAAATTACAGGATGCTGAATTTATACAAATTGCCAATGAGCAAAGTGGATCCAATATTTATGTGGATGAATATGCAGAAGCTGGACAATTGTATGAGTACAAAATTGCGGGAGAAGTGGAATGTGCAAACCAGGTTTTTCATTCTAATGAAGCCCGGTCGATAGGATTTAGAACACGCACAGGAACGATTACCGGCCAGGTTAGTTATGGGGGCGGGATTGCAGTAAAGGATGTTCAGATCAATGCATCCTCTACATCCGGTATTGCAAATAAGAGTTTAGATTTTACATCCGGAACCATCGTAATTGCACCCCAAGAAAATTTAGATTTAGATACAGCCTTTTTGTTTGAATGTTTTATACAGCCAGAAAATAATACATTCACAGTAATTGAAAAGCAAAACAACTATAAGTTAAGGTTCAATAGTAGTCGTAATTTAGATTTAACAATTTATGATGATAACACTAGTTACAATTTTATTTTAGCTGCAACACAAATTCCAACTACAGGATTCAGTCATATTGCAGTTCAGGTTCAATCAGATACTGTGCGCTTTTTTATAAATGGAATTGAAAGAAAAAAATCCCGAATAACTGTAACCGGTGGTGGTTCATTTCATTTTAGAAATACCAATGACAGTATTATCATTGGTTCAGGTTTTGATGGTAAACTGTGTGAACTTCGTTTATGGAAAGCAGAGAAATCGGCAGCAGAGATTCTCCAGGACAGTAAGCGATTTTTATCTGGTAGTGAAACTGGATTGTTATTTTACTTCAGAACCAATGAAGGAATGGGCAGCGCAGTTTATGATTATTCTAAGCAAGCTCAGGTTTTTAATAAAAATCACGGGATGTTTCGCGGATCAGGAATTGGTTGGTCAACGATTTATCCTACTTCTAGCCAGGTATCATTGTTAGCTTATACCGATGCAATAGGTAATTATATTTTAAACATACCTTTTAATGGTTCTGGAGAAGTTTTTATTGTTTCTCCAAGTTTTTTAACACATACATTTAATCCTTCTTCTTCCGCTTTATTTATTGGTGATGGAGCAACCATCCATAACAACATTAATTTTATGGATCTTTCATCATTTACGGTAACCGGTGATGTGTATTATAAAAATTCAAGTTGTGGTGTTGCAGATGCACCCATTTTGATAGACGGAGTTCCACTTATAGTCAACGGAACGATCGCTAAAACAGATCCAACAGGTGCGTTTTCGATTCAAGTACCAATAGGTAATCACTTTATTGAAGTACAACAAGAGGGTCATGTATATGCAACGAAGCGATTTCCAAGTACAGGTACTTTTAATTTTCAGGAGGCTAAAAGTGGTATTCATTTTATTGATTCTACTTTACTTAAAGTGGTAGGAAGAGTGGTAGGTGGTTTAAGGGAAGCTACTAAAATTCCTGGTTTGGGTAAATCAAAAAACAATATTGGAGTGTCCAAACTCATTTTTACATCTACATTGGGCAATGGATGTCGTAAGGATACCATATATACCAATTCAAGTACAGGGGAGTATGAGCTGTTGTTGCCTCCTTTAAGCTATGTAGTAAATGTTAGTGTACCAAGCAACCCATTAATTAATTTTGGAGTAATTGATTTACTGGATTTAGGTTCAACAACAACTCTTTTAACAAAAATAGATTCTACTTTTGATATCAATGGAAAATTTTTAACAAACAGTCCCTCCATTTCTTACCACAAACAATTGGATTTTATTTGGCGTGAAAAATCAGTTTTAGCTGTAGTGGACAAAGATGGTAGCAATCCATTTATTGGGGAAGATAGCTATACAGATACCTATGGTAATACAAGAAATCTAAGAACGTATCCTTATTTATGGCCAGTTTTTCTTCAAGGGGATGACGAACAATTATATCGATGTTTGATAAAAATATATGAGCCCTATAAGAATTATTCCACAAATAGAATAGATAGCGTTCCAACAACTGAAGGAACACTTAAAATTTACAATGATCTTGCTGAAGAAAGCTTTGCTGAAATTAATGTGTCAGATTATACGAGTCTGGATTCTTTCAAAAATTTGATTTATACATTTAAACCAGGCTTTCCAAATTTTAATGAAAATGTAGCGATTCCAGAGTACAGTTATACTGGAAAAATTGAAATGATTTTAGAAACTGCAGCTGGTACCATATCCTGGTTACCGGCTACAAGCAAAGTTTTTAGTCAACCCAACACGAATACCGGTGTATACCATTATTATTTATTAGGTAAACGTTCGAATGGTCAACAATTTGTCACATTGGGACCACAAGTACCAGAATATGTTTTGAGAGATCCACCTGGAACAGCAAGTTCTGCAAGTCGAAGTATTGGAACAACCAAAGTGGATAAAACCAATTGGTCCTGGAATTTAGGTTTGGAAGCACATACTTCTGATCAAATTTATACAGGCGTAAAAGTAAGCGTTGGAGTAGGTGTAGAAGTTGATAATGAAACAGAGAACAATCTTACTGCAGGATTTAAAGCAAAAATCAGTGGTGGAAGAACAGGTTCACAAACCATTGAAACAACCAATACTAACACGTGGTCAACCTACGGAGAGACTGCAATACCACCGGGCGCAAGCAGTGATTTGTATATTGGAAAATCTCAAAATGTGCAATTTGGAGTGAGTGAGGAACTCGTAATTATTTCAGATCAATTATGCGATACCATCCCTTGTTTATCGGGTAAAAAACCTGCAACTAATTTATCTTTTGCAAAAAAATATGGATTGTCTGTTGTTCCGGGAGGATACAACACCCAATTTATGTTTAATGAATACGATATTAAAAATCTGATCATTCCTAATTTAATTAATTTACGAAATAAATTTCTACAAACCAATCCTAAATACACCAGCAAACTGTCAGTCAATGATGAGAATTATGGAAAAAATAATGATGATCCGGTTTTTGGTGCTGCCGCCTCAACCTATACCCCACAAACAGGAGATTTTGAAGATTACGATGGACCTAGCTATAAACTTTTTGTAAAAGCAAATCCCAGCTATTTAGATTTAATGAATGCAGTTGACTCCGTTAGGTATTTAAATAATCAAATTTATCAATGGGAGCAAGCGATCTATCTCAACGAATGGGAAAAAGTACATATTGGAAATAAAGACACCATAGAAGCATATAAACAAAAGGAGTTGTCTGAATTGGATAAACAAAATGCAGATATCATTATTGCATATGCCGCATTATCTTATGCAGCTGCTGAGGCGATCTATCATTCTTATGGAGCCATTGCAGTTCCTGCAGTTGGTTCTGCTTTTCTAGGATATGCAACCTTTGCAGTAACTACTGCATTTGGAATTGCAGAGGCAGAAATTATTGATGAGTATTTAGAATATAAAGCAAAAAGAAACCGCATCGTTGAGAAATTTGAGAGCTTAGGGAGTCCATCAAATTTTACTTTTACCGGTGGAACCACTTACGAATCTGAAATTTCTCACAGTACAGCCATAGAGCATGGCTCAAGTATTGAATATGAATTGACCGCGGAGTTAGGTTTTGAAGTTTCCGGTAAAATCAATAACAATGGAGTCGGGATTGAAAAAGGTTTAGAAATTGGGTTTACCAATTCACATGATTGGTCATTGGAAGAAGGTGTAACAGAAACTGTGACATTCAACTTAAACGACCCGGATATTGGTGATTTATATTCTGTGGATGTATATCCTTCTATTCTTGGTTGGGGACCTATTTTTAAAAATAAACCGGGTTGCGCTACGGCCTGTCCGTTTGAAGAGGAAACAGTTACAGAGTATTATTTACCTGGAACGGTTGTGAGTGCGCGTACTCAGCAAATAGATAAACCCAAATTGGATGTCAGTCCTTTTCTAATTACAAATGTTCCGGTGGATGAAGCGGCTGTATTTAATTTGACAGTTAGCAATGAATCAGAGGTTGGATACATCATGCCGTATGATATCAGCATTGCCAGTGAAACCAATCCTTTCGGAGCTATTGTCAGAATTGATGGTCTTCCAAGTGCATCCGTTATCATAGCAGGCGGAACCGCAATCAATAAAGTATTAACCATTGAAAAAGGTCCTGGTCCCGTCTATAATTATGATAACATATTGGTATTGGTTCATTCACAATGTCAGTTTACAGGAGGAGCAGGATTTATTTCTGATATTGTTGATTCTGTTTATGTGTCAGCACATTTTCTACCATCCTGTACAAACGTTCGAATAGCCAATCCGGATAATCAATGGGTATTAAACAATGATTTTCATGATACACTTCCGATCTCAATTGTGGATTATAATATTAATTATTTTGATCTAAAAAACCTGCGATTGGATTATAAACCATCCAGTTCAGCGAATTGGATCGGTTTGCAAAAATTTCATGTCGACACAAGTGGTTTGCAAGATTCTAAAGCCATACCCTTGTCAAGAGATAAATCATTTTCATTTTATGATTGGGATGTCAGGCAATTGACAGATGGAGCTTATGATTTACGGGTTAGCTCTACATGTGAATTATCAGAACGCAATTCTGAAATCCATTCCGGTATTATAGATCGAATCAATCCGCATGCATTTGGTCACCCGTCTCCTGCGGATGGAATTTTATCACCCAATGATGAGATCAGTATTAAATTCAATGAACCCATTGATTTAGGATCTATTAGTTCCAGTATAAATTTTGATATCCGCGGTGTTCTAAATGGCGGTCCGGTTGAACATGCAACTTCATTGAGTTTTGATGGCATCGATGATTATCTTGAACTACCAGATGGAATTGCATTGGATCGCCGGGATTTTACCATAGAGTTTAGTTTTAAACGCGATTCATTTGGTGAGCAGACGATTATTAGTCAGGGTAACACGGTTGGTGAACAAATTTATATTGGATTTGCAGCGGATCATAAGCTTATATTTAAAATAAATGGTACTTCTGTAAGCTCCACGAAATTGTTTAACGATAATATTTGGCATACAGTTGCAATTAGTTATAAATATCTTTCAGAAACCGTAGAGATGTTTTTGGCAGATGAACAAACAACTGCCAGTTTAATAAACGTAGGAGCAACTAGTTTGCAACCGGATTATATAGGAGTCAATGCAAAAGCTTTATTTGGTAAGAATTCAGCAACAGCTTCTCAATTTTTCAATGGAAATTTGCATGAAGTTCGGATTTGGACTACGGCGAGAAATTTATCACAGTTTTCCATTTATAAATCCAAATTATTGAGTGGAAACGAAGCCGGATTGCTCTATAACTGGAGAATGGATGAAGCTACAGGCACAACAACTATTGATCTTTCTAAAGGACGTGAAGCGCTGATCAAAGCAGCCACCTGGCAAATTACTCCTAATGGGAAATCTGGTGATTTTAAATCCGCCTCATCCAATTATTTAAAGGCGAGTACAGGCAACATCGCTATTACGGATGAAATGGATTTTACAGCAGAATTTTGGTTTAAATCCGGTCAAACTGGAAATGCATGT from Saprospiraceae bacterium includes:
- a CDS encoding response regulator transcription factor, with the translated sequence MEFAGALYLPWILCKMLIIYSLWKNMLLKKPQESIPIWIKLNTFTFNMPYKIKYIIADDDDLFRTLTLEYLKLIPDLECIGEYKDGLTAITGIQNSHPDLLISDVEMPNLNGMQLVKSINQLPLVIFISSHKQYAVDAFEVDAVDFLTKPIQVERLMKAIDKVRNLLELKRNIPNQEGFKIENGDCFFIREKNAFVRINFSDVNYIESLADFVSIYLLDGSKKTALVSLKNLELQLPGSSFIRISRTHIVNTHKISSLDPTTMSLGKIRLLIGKTYSEAVLQSVLGNAAIKRFL